In uncultured Cohaesibacter sp., a genomic segment contains:
- a CDS encoding sugar phosphate isomerase/epimerase — protein sequence MKFGIYYSYWENSWGADCLPYIERVAKLGFDVIEIAAHHVNSFSPAHLDEIGRCARDNGIIMTAGLGPKETCNLSSADADVRKAGRAFFEETLSNIAKLDIHSIGGALHSYWPVDFNKPLDKEGDWARGVEGISSLADFAADLDINLCIEVLNRFENHVINTAEEGVRFVTETGKSNVKVMLDTFHMNIEEDSFSAAIRTAGPLLGHFHTGENNRRVPGKGRLPWHEIGTALREIGYEGTVVMEPFVKTGGEVGRDIRVWRDLSNNASDEQMDNDAREALRFSRFVLAGC from the coding sequence ATGAAATTCGGCATTTATTATTCTTACTGGGAAAATTCATGGGGGGCGGACTGCCTTCCCTATATCGAGCGGGTGGCCAAGCTTGGCTTTGATGTGATTGAGATCGCCGCACACCATGTCAACAGCTTCAGTCCTGCCCATCTGGACGAAATAGGGCGTTGTGCCCGTGACAACGGCATCATCATGACCGCAGGGCTTGGGCCGAAGGAAACATGCAATCTTTCTTCTGCGGATGCGGATGTGCGCAAGGCGGGGCGGGCATTTTTCGAAGAAACCCTGAGCAATATCGCCAAGCTGGATATTCATAGCATAGGTGGCGCGCTGCATTCCTATTGGCCGGTGGACTTCAACAAGCCGCTGGATAAGGAAGGCGACTGGGCCCGTGGTGTCGAAGGGATTTCCAGCCTTGCCGATTTTGCCGCTGATCTCGACATCAACCTGTGCATTGAGGTGCTCAACCGCTTTGAAAATCATGTTATCAACACAGCCGAAGAGGGCGTTCGATTTGTGACCGAAACCGGCAAATCCAACGTAAAGGTTATGCTGGATACCTTCCATATGAATATCGAGGAGGACAGTTTCAGCGCCGCCATTCGGACGGCAGGCCCGCTTCTTGGCCACTTCCACACGGGCGAAAACAACCGTCGGGTGCCCGGCAAGGGACGGCTTCCATGGCATGAAATCGGCACGGCCCTGCGGGAAATCGGCTATGAAGGAACTGTTGTCATGGAGCCCTTTGTCAAAACCGGTGGCGAAGTCGGACGCGACATTCGCGTCTGGCGGGACCTCAGCAACAATGCCTCCGACGAGCAGATGGATAACGACGCGCGCGAGGCCCTTCGCTTTTCCCGCTTCGTTCTGGCCGGCTGCTAA
- a CDS encoding nucleoside/nucleotide kinase family protein: MTRIFDQLSDLVTMAQDAMGKGGKRIFLAIVGAPGSGKSTTAEALFEALNALHPGKIAILPMDGFHFDDAVLRDMDRLPWKGAPDTFDVGGLRSILQRLKDGEEETVAVPVFDRELEISRGSARIIPAEVELIIVEGNYLLLDQSPWNSLAPYFDLTVFVDVLEEELRSRLYARWKGFGLSGEEITRKLESNDLPNGHLVIAKSRKADIHYRAT, encoded by the coding sequence TCCGATCTGGTGACCATGGCTCAGGATGCGATGGGCAAAGGTGGAAAGAGAATTTTTCTTGCCATTGTCGGGGCGCCTGGTTCTGGCAAAAGCACAACAGCGGAGGCTTTGTTTGAAGCCCTCAATGCGTTGCATCCGGGCAAGATTGCGATCTTGCCGATGGATGGCTTCCACTTTGATGATGCCGTCTTGCGCGACATGGATCGCCTTCCCTGGAAGGGTGCGCCTGACACGTTCGATGTTGGCGGACTGCGCTCCATTCTGCAACGGCTCAAGGATGGGGAAGAGGAAACGGTTGCTGTGCCTGTTTTTGATCGGGAACTGGAAATTTCCCGCGGCAGCGCGAGGATCATTCCTGCGGAAGTGGAACTGATCATCGTGGAAGGCAACTATCTGCTGCTCGATCAAAGTCCATGGAACAGCCTTGCGCCCTATTTCGATCTGACGGTGTTTGTCGATGTCCTTGAGGAGGAGCTCCGATCGCGCCTTTATGCCAGATGGAAAGGTTTCGGGCTTTCGGGTGAAGAAATCACACGCAAGCTCGAGAGCAACGATCTTCCCAACGGACATCTGGTGATCGCGAAAAGCCGCAAGGCAGACATTCATTACCGGGCAACTTGA